GCGATTGGCTTACTGAAAATACCACCTACAACAGGGAAGTATTTTTTTAGGTTTTTAACTTCTAATATTGATTTTTTCATTTCTTTGATACCCCCTTGTTGCTTTCTACCGGATGGAAACATCTTACTAGGTGACCTGGTCCTATTTCTTTTAGTTCCGGTATGTTCTTTCTACATTCATCTGTTGCAAATGGACATCTTGGATGAAAATAGCATCCTTTTGGCATGCTATATGGACTTGGTATCATCCCTTCAATTG
This portion of the Caldisericota bacterium genome encodes:
- a CDS encoding oligopeptide/dipeptide ABC transporter ATP-binding protein, producing the protein IEGMIPSPYSMPKGCYFHPRCPFATDECRKNIPELKEIGPGHLVRCFHPVESNKGVSKK